From one Bacteroidales bacterium genomic stretch:
- the deoC gene encoding deoxyribose-phosphate aldolase, with product MMNEIINRLSADQLAAMIDHTFLKAYGTAGDIEQLCSEAIEYQFSTVMVHPSEIDTCKQLLSGSSIRIGTVIGFPLGQNSTESKVFETRDAVDRGAVDIDMVINNRALQKGQFNTVIQEIESVVLVCKEHQAICKVILETCYLTDEEKEKVCRIAVDAGADYVKTSTGFGTGGATIEDIKLMRRVVGEQVGIKASGGIRDLTTALAMIKAGASRLGTSGSVSIVEAYRKLKTEIS from the coding sequence ATGATGAATGAAATAATCAACCGTTTATCGGCAGATCAACTGGCTGCTATGATCGATCATACTTTTTTGAAAGCTTACGGGACAGCCGGGGATATTGAACAGTTGTGTTCAGAGGCGATTGAATATCAATTTTCTACAGTGATGGTACACCCGTCTGAAATCGATACCTGTAAGCAGCTATTGTCCGGATCAAGTATACGCATCGGTACTGTGATCGGTTTTCCATTAGGACAAAACAGTACGGAAAGTAAAGTGTTTGAGACCAGGGATGCCGTTGACAGGGGAGCCGTTGACATAGATATGGTGATCAATAACCGGGCATTACAAAAAGGACAATTCAATACCGTTATACAGGAAATCGAAAGTGTCGTATTAGTCTGTAAGGAACATCAAGCCATTTGTAAGGTAATATTGGAAACCTGTTATCTGACGGATGAAGAAAAAGAAAAGGTTTGCCGGATAGCGGTCGATGCAGGCGCAGATTATGTGAAAACATCCACCGGGTTCGGAACGGGCGGAGCTACGATTGAAGATATCAAACTGATGCGCCGTGTGGTAGGGGAGCAGGTTGGTATAAAAGCTTCCGGCGGGATCCGGGATCTTACAACTGCGCTGGCCATGATCAAAGCAGGAGCCAGTCGCCTCGGAACTTCAGGAAGTGTATCTATTGTAGAAGCCTACCGGAAGTTAAAGACAGAAATATCTTAA
- a CDS encoding MoxR family ATPase has protein sequence MFEARIDFSQLNERIQSARESIGKLIVGQQQMIDLLLVAILSEGHVLIEGVPGVAKTLSAKLLAEIVDAGFSRIQFTPDLMPSDVTGSSVYLPAKGIFEFRNGPVFANIILTDEINRAPAKTQAALFEVMEERQVTYDGVTYPMSYPFMVVATQNPIDQEGTYRLPEAQLDRFMFKILVSYPDTVQEVEIMQRHNNGLFAQTTDLPKVLNADIIRNLRSSIQSVYVKPDLLEYIAQIVAATRGNPALYLGASPRASIALLNGTKAWAAMQGRDFITPEDIQELAYPVLRHRIMLSPEKEMEGSSPDDMVRQIIQKIEVPR, from the coding sequence ATGTTTGAAGCACGCATTGATTTTTCACAATTGAACGAACGGATACAATCGGCCAGGGAATCCATTGGCAAACTGATTGTGGGTCAGCAACAGATGATAGACTTATTGCTGGTCGCTATTTTATCAGAAGGCCATGTACTGATTGAAGGAGTTCCCGGTGTGGCTAAAACCCTTTCGGCGAAACTCCTTGCTGAGATCGTTGATGCCGGATTCAGCCGGATACAATTTACACCGGATTTAATGCCTTCGGATGTAACAGGATCGTCTGTATATCTTCCTGCCAAAGGCATTTTTGAATTCAGGAACGGACCGGTATTCGCCAATATCATCCTTACCGACGAGATCAACCGTGCCCCGGCCAAAACCCAGGCCGCATTATTTGAGGTAATGGAAGAACGTCAGGTAACTTATGATGGCGTCACCTATCCGATGTCGTATCCGTTCATGGTAGTTGCCACACAAAATCCTATTGACCAGGAAGGTACTTACCGGCTTCCGGAAGCGCAACTGGATCGTTTCATGTTTAAAATCCTGGTGAGTTATCCTGATACAGTTCAGGAAGTTGAAATCATGCAACGCCACAATAACGGGTTATTTGCACAAACCACCGATCTTCCCAAAGTACTGAATGCCGATATTATCCGGAATCTGCGTTCCTCGATTCAATCGGTATATGTAAAACCGGATTTATTGGAATATATTGCCCAGATAGTTGCTGCAACCAGAGGAAACCCAGCTTTGTACCTGGGTGCTTCCCCACGTGCCTCTATAGCTTTATTGAATGGGACAAAAGCCTGGGCTGCCATGCAGGGACGTGACTTCATTACCCCTGAAGATATCCAGGAACTGGCTTATCCTGTTCTCCGGCACAGGATCATGCTTTCTCCCGAAAAAGAAATGGAAGGCTCCAGCCCGGACGATATGGTCAGACAGATCATCCAGAAGATAGAAGTTCCCAGATAA
- a CDS encoding CBS domain-containing protein — MLAKDLISEVIPSLSPSDTGMKALHWMDIFRISHLPVVSNGDFLGLLSDVDIYDQDMVDDPIEKHQIPPFSPFVYEHQHLYEVIELVSRLDLTAVPVLTEKNKYLGIISQRQLIQSFGDLAAVKNPGGILVLEVNTKDYLLSQMATIIEENDAKILSCYVTTPSDSVKMEVILKVDRTDLTSIIQTFLRYDYTIKASFQSRNDNEDILRNNYDQFMMYMNV; from the coding sequence ATGCTCGCTAAGGATCTCATATCAGAAGTAATACCTTCGTTAAGTCCATCTGATACTGGAATGAAAGCACTCCACTGGATGGATATTTTTCGTATTTCACATTTGCCTGTCGTCTCTAACGGTGACTTTTTGGGTTTGTTGTCCGATGTGGACATTTATGATCAGGACATGGTCGACGATCCTATTGAAAAACATCAGATTCCCCCTTTTTCTCCTTTTGTATATGAGCACCAGCACCTGTATGAAGTGATAGAACTCGTTTCGCGTCTTGACCTTACTGCTGTGCCTGTACTTACAGAGAAAAATAAATATTTGGGGATCATCAGCCAGCGTCAGCTGATCCAGTCATTCGGGGACCTGGCGGCTGTAAAAAATCCGGGAGGGATCCTGGTGCTGGAAGTAAATACCAAAGATTACCTGTTATCACAGATGGCAACTATTATTGAAGAGAATGATGCAAAAATACTTAGCTGTTATGTAACCACACCGTCTGATTCTGTCAAAATGGAGGTAATACTTAAGGTCGACCGCACGGATCTGACATCCATTATCCAGACTTTTTTGCGTTATGACTATACCATTAAAGCCTCATTCCAGAGCAGGAACGATAATGAGGATATATTACGCAACAACTATGATCAGTTCATGATGTATATGAACGTTTGA